A region of Ignavibacteriota bacterium DNA encodes the following proteins:
- a CDS encoding tetratricopeptide repeat protein: MLRFLIVITIISLTFIKLYSQNADYESGDAAFFARNYDKAIAEYTKILQKDPKDAYALYKRGVAFLYTNNFDAAINDFNHALDINGDDPDSFNNRGLALSYKGDLEKAIEDFNRAIKLDVSFSQAYINRGSAFIAIQQFDKAVKDFDKAIKLDAKNPEIYLQRARLHYIKEDFASSAKDYSTAIALGLASAKVYYNRGNTYYKMEKYDEAIKDYTTAFELDPDELDALNNRAYTYSLIGKEAEADKDRKLLSELRNAIFTPLENLNFKQFASPDGSFSIELPDNWKLIQMPVESSDRVEFLLTPENINPQSEGMVVGVTAGIIKNLSKSIPVSTEPDILEFWKGSMDQSNEDMLIYKVYWQRHLQLKGHATILNRTTIQATENHMAFGMLEYVIAWGDNLIYLYFQAPETNFDYFEKIFEKSYNSLLIDDSLKLTY; encoded by the coding sequence ATGCTTAGATTTCTGATAGTAATAACGATTATTTCATTGACATTTATAAAATTATACTCACAAAATGCTGACTATGAAAGTGGCGACGCTGCATTTTTTGCAAGAAATTATGATAAAGCAATTGCTGAGTATACAAAAATACTCCAAAAAGACCCGAAAGATGCTTATGCACTCTACAAACGAGGTGTTGCATTTCTATACACTAATAATTTTGATGCAGCTATAAACGATTTCAATCATGCCCTTGATATCAATGGCGATGACCCTGATTCATTTAATAATCGCGGATTGGCTCTTAGCTATAAAGGAGACTTGGAAAAAGCCATAGAAGATTTTAACAGAGCTATTAAGCTTGATGTAAGTTTTTCTCAGGCTTATATCAACAGAGGAAGCGCTTTTATAGCAATTCAGCAATTCGATAAAGCAGTTAAAGATTTCGATAAAGCCATCAAACTTGATGCTAAAAATCCTGAAATTTACCTCCAAAGGGCAAGACTTCACTACATAAAAGAGGATTTTGCTTCATCTGCAAAGGACTACAGCACTGCAATTGCTCTCGGACTTGCAAGTGCAAAAGTTTACTATAATCGAGGTAACACTTACTATAAAATGGAAAAATATGATGAAGCCATTAAGGATTATACTACTGCTTTCGAACTTGACCCCGATGAACTTGATGCACTAAACAATCGAGCTTATACTTATAGCTTGATTGGAAAAGAGGCTGAAGCAGATAAAGACAGAAAGTTACTTTCAGAATTAAGAAATGCAATATTTACACCACTCGAAAATTTAAATTTTAAACAGTTTGCAAGTCCGGATGGCAGCTTTTCTATCGAATTGCCTGATAATTGGAAATTAATTCAAATGCCGGTTGAATCAAGTGACAGAGTTGAATTTTTATTAACACCTGAAAATATTAATCCTCAATCTGAAGGTATGGTTGTAGGTGTTACTGCCGGAATTATAAAGAATTTAAGCAAATCAATACCTGTATCAACTGAACCTGATATTTTAGAATTCTGGAAGGGCAGCATGGACCAAAGCAATGAAGATATGCTCATATATAAAGTTTACTGGCAACGTCATCTTCAGCTTAAAGGGCATGCAACAATACTAAACAGAACTACAATACAGGCAACTGAAAATCACATGGCATTCGGTATGCTTGAATATGTAATTGCCTGGGGTGATAATTTGATATATTTATATTTTCAAGCTCCTGAAACAAATTTTGATTATTTTGAAAAAATATTCGAAAAGTCATATAATTCATTATTGATTGATGACAGTTTAAAATTGACTTATTAA
- the bamA gene encoding outer membrane protein assembly factor BamA, protein MLKKIVLFLLTALTLSAELSAQGGMQMQQPQQYTIAGVTVRGNQFADTESIIALSGLVPGESIRLVNDPKVQKAIQTLWGRKQFSFVDIKLDRITDMGVFLEIVVKENPRVSAVIIEDNDDINDNDIIEAVGKMRGDIVSKYDLYLAERSVEALYEKEGSPFTRVKANFEDTDTNAYTRILVKVNEGTNFKVRSIRFEGSENFSDGELSGAFEETKTKSWWQVWRSAKFEMKKYEDDKKLLEKFFQKNGFIDAFIVKDSVIYDADKKAVHIIITVDEGPKVYVRNIRFEGNTVYPDEVLLRRLEFKTGDVYNVERFQQNLTGNENQTDASSLYLDNGYLQARMMPEILRLPPDSVDILVNVYENERFKIGKVTIVGNTKTKDKVVRRELFTRPGDFFDRSAIIRSIRALQVLQYFNPETLRPDIKPTENDNTAVDIVYKVEERSTDTFNASIGFAGSFGLTGAVGFTFNNFSITEPLKGGGGQIFNFNWEFGQANRYRNFSLGVTEPWLFDEPTTVGFNVFDTYFNFQDLDQSRTGIGINIGRRFRWPDDYWRADWSTRLQINDNKTESFFFRQGKFTEVTIGQRLSRISLNHMFFPTAGSRFSYSTNFAMGAIGIGQVDYFKNELNFDMYNALAKVEGNDRLVAMLSTRFGYLAGFKSDTTISPIELYRMGGNGLSGFSVTPLRGYPDNQIGPGAGSKVMAKYTAELRFAISLDPMPIYVYGFAEAGNVWGDLRSTNPFDLKRSAGFGIQMMVMPIGIMGFSYGYGFDTLSNGEQSGWRFLFHLGQ, encoded by the coding sequence ATGCTTAAAAAAATTGTTTTGTTTTTGCTTACCGCCCTTACGCTGTCAGCCGAATTGTCTGCACAAGGTGGTATGCAGATGCAACAACCTCAACAATATACCATAGCCGGTGTTACAGTTCGTGGCAATCAGTTCGCAGATACTGAGAGCATTATAGCTTTATCAGGACTTGTTCCCGGCGAAAGTATCAGGTTAGTAAATGACCCAAAAGTTCAAAAGGCAATTCAAACTCTTTGGGGTCGAAAACAGTTTTCGTTTGTAGATATTAAGCTGGACAGAATTACAGATATGGGTGTATTTCTTGAAATTGTTGTAAAGGAAAATCCTAGAGTAAGCGCAGTAATTATTGAAGACAATGATGATATAAACGATAATGATATTATCGAAGCTGTTGGTAAAATGCGGGGTGATATTGTTTCAAAATATGATTTATATCTTGCGGAGCGTTCTGTTGAAGCTTTATATGAAAAAGAAGGTTCTCCTTTTACAAGAGTTAAAGCAAATTTTGAGGATACCGATACAAATGCATATACAAGAATTTTAGTAAAAGTCAATGAAGGAACTAATTTCAAAGTTCGCTCCATAAGATTTGAAGGAAGTGAGAATTTTAGCGATGGTGAATTGTCCGGTGCATTTGAAGAAACTAAAACCAAATCCTGGTGGCAAGTTTGGAGGTCAGCTAAATTTGAAATGAAAAAATACGAAGATGATAAAAAACTTCTTGAAAAATTCTTTCAAAAGAATGGTTTTATTGATGCTTTTATTGTTAAAGATTCAGTTATTTATGATGCAGACAAAAAAGCTGTTCATATCATCATCACTGTGGATGAAGGTCCAAAGGTTTATGTCAGAAATATACGCTTCGAAGGAAATACAGTCTATCCTGACGAAGTGCTATTGAGACGACTTGAATTTAAAACAGGTGATGTTTATAATGTAGAAAGATTTCAACAGAATTTAACCGGAAATGAAAATCAAACTGACGCCTCTTCTCTCTATCTTGATAATGGATATTTACAGGCAAGGATGATGCCTGAAATACTAAGATTGCCTCCTGATTCGGTAGATATTCTTGTAAATGTATATGAAAATGAAAGATTTAAAATTGGTAAAGTAACAATTGTCGGCAATACTAAAACTAAAGATAAAGTTGTTAGACGTGAGCTCTTTACAAGACCCGGAGATTTCTTTGACAGGTCAGCAATAATTAGAAGCATAAGAGCACTTCAGGTGCTACAGTACTTTAACCCTGAAACTTTAAGACCTGACATCAAACCAACCGAAAATGATAACACCGCAGTTGATATTGTTTATAAAGTAGAAGAACGCTCGACAGATACTTTTAATGCCTCAATTGGTTTTGCAGGTAGTTTTGGACTTACCGGTGCAGTTGGATTTACCTTTAATAATTTCTCAATTACAGAACCATTGAAAGGTGGTGGCGGACAAATTTTTAACTTTAATTGGGAATTTGGACAAGCTAACCGCTACCGAAACTTCTCTCTTGGTGTAACGGAGCCATGGCTTTTTGATGAGCCGACAACTGTTGGATTTAATGTTTTTGATACTTATTTTAATTTTCAGGACTTAGACCAAAGCAGAACCGGGATTGGTATAAACATTGGACGTCGTTTCAGATGGCCTGATGATTACTGGAGAGCCGACTGGAGTACCCGATTACAAATTAACGACAACAAAACTGAGTCTTTCTTCTTCAGACAGGGCAAATTTACGGAAGTAACGATCGGACAAAGACTATCACGTATTTCGCTCAATCACATGTTTTTCCCAACAGCAGGCTCAAGATTTTCATATTCCACAAATTTTGCAATGGGCGCAATTGGTATCGGTCAAGTTGATTATTTCAAAAACGAGTTAAATTTCGATATGTACAATGCTTTAGCGAAAGTTGAAGGCAATGACAGACTCGTAGCAATGCTTTCGACAAGATTCGGATATCTTGCGGGATTCAAATCTGATACTACAATTTCTCCTATTGAATTGTACAGAATGGGTGGTAACGGGCTTAGCGGTTTCAGTGTTACTCCTTTACGAGGCTATCCTGATAATCAAATCGGACCGGGAGCAGGAAGTAAAGTAATGGCAAAATACACTGCAGAATTAAGATTCGCAATATCCCTTGACCCTATGCCAATTTATGTCTATGGCTTTGCCGAAGCAGGTAATGTCTGGGGTGACTTACGCTCGACCAATCCCTTTGATTTAAAAAGATCAGCAGGTTTTGGTATTCAGATGATGGTTATGCCCATTGGCATTATGGGATTTAGTTATGGTTATGGATTTGACACTTTATCAAATGGCGAACAATCGGGTTGGAGATTTCTATTTCATTTAGGACAGTAA
- a CDS encoding isoprenyl transferase: MVNWNKQRSNTDVVKQECITALGKLPKHVAVIMDGNGRWAIEKGMPRIAGHKAGMESVRDIVKASSQLGVKYLTLYAFSIENWKRPATEVMGLMNILEQYLRSEINELHDNGVRLRTIGKLSSLPKVVQKLLKESIELTAENTGLNLTLALSYSGRWDIVRAVQMIGLDVRRGKISPEDISEDLFTSYLQTADLPEADFMIRTSGEMRLSNFLLWEVAYGEIYISNKYWPEFRREDLYEALENYMNRERRYGKTSSQVLIEADMNNETSYLQKVMNVLKK; encoded by the coding sequence ATGGTGAATTGGAATAAACAACGCAGCAATACAGATGTTGTAAAACAAGAATGTATTACAGCACTTGGCAAGCTGCCAAAACATGTAGCCGTCATAATGGACGGCAATGGCAGATGGGCAATTGAAAAAGGAATGCCCAGAATTGCAGGACATAAAGCAGGAATGGAAAGTGTACGAGATATCGTTAAAGCTTCCTCCCAGCTTGGTGTTAAATACTTGACTCTCTACGCATTTTCGATAGAGAACTGGAAAAGACCTGCTACTGAAGTAATGGGTCTGATGAATATTTTAGAGCAGTATTTGAGGTCTGAGATTAATGAGCTTCATGATAATGGAGTAAGGCTCAGAACTATAGGTAAGCTTAGCTCACTACCTAAAGTAGTTCAGAAACTTCTTAAGGAGTCCATTGAGCTTACAGCTGAAAATACGGGTCTGAATTTGACCCTTGCTCTCAGCTACAGTGGCAGATGGGATATAGTCCGTGCTGTTCAAATGATAGGTTTAGATGTCAGAAGAGGTAAAATATCACCTGAAGATATTTCTGAAGATTTATTTACATCTTATCTTCAGACAGCTGACCTTCCGGAAGCAGATTTTATGATTCGCACAAGTGGAGAAATGAGATTGAGTAATTTTCTTCTTTGGGAAGTTGCTTACGGAGAGATTTATATATCAAACAAGTATTGGCCTGAGTTCAGAAGAGAAGATTTATACGAAGCTTTGGAGAATTATATGAACCGTGAGAGAAGGTATGGAAAGACCTCTTCGCAAGTTTTGATAGAAGCAGATATGAATAACGAAACATCATATCTGCAAAAAGTTATGAATGTGTTAAAGAAATAG
- a CDS encoding CPBP family intramembrane metalloprotease yields MNFELKPLGIVKSALIFIFFTIILYFACWNYLPFLIRKFGAHPVLAWHISGGIVFVMLFSSAFAAFLGERAIGLRQSFWERFRIKKLDKTDWKWSLWGLLALYVSSGLVFFAESSLISNFSTNPAFMEMPPIKPNEWWLLLTWLIMFFFNIVGEEIFWRGYMFPKQRIVLGKYTWIVNSAGWMLFHLAFGWQMMIMLIPTIVIIPYIMQKRDNTTIGIFLHGVFNGLSYLAITLSSFFS; encoded by the coding sequence GTGAATTTTGAATTAAAACCCCTGGGAATTGTTAAATCAGCCTTGATTTTTATATTCTTCACGATTATTTTGTATTTTGCTTGTTGGAATTATCTTCCATTTTTGATTCGCAAATTTGGAGCTCACCCTGTTTTAGCATGGCACATAAGTGGCGGTATTGTATTTGTAATGCTTTTTTCATCAGCTTTTGCAGCATTCTTAGGTGAGAGGGCTATTGGATTAAGACAGTCATTCTGGGAAAGATTCAGGATTAAAAAGCTTGACAAAACAGACTGGAAGTGGTCTTTATGGGGATTGCTTGCATTATATGTTTCAAGTGGCTTAGTGTTTTTTGCAGAAAGTAGTTTGATATCGAACTTCAGTACAAATCCTGCATTTATGGAGATGCCTCCGATAAAACCTAATGAATGGTGGCTTCTTCTTACTTGGTTAATAATGTTCTTTTTCAATATTGTGGGAGAAGAAATTTTCTGGCGTGGTTATATGTTCCCCAAACAAAGAATAGTATTGGGCAAATATACATGGATAGTCAATTCAGCTGGTTGGATGCTTTTTCACCTTGCGTTTGGTTGGCAAATGATGATTATGTTAATTCCAACAATTGTTATTATTCCATATATTATGCAAAAAAGAGATAATACTACTATCGGAATTTTTCTGCATGGTGTATTCAATGGTTTAAGTTATCTGGCAATTACATTAAGTAGTTTCTTTTCTTGA
- a CDS encoding OmpH family outer membrane protein codes for MNKLKFYLPIIFMSAILMLTVSENSYSQAGNKLGVVDVESVLKELPDAIDADRLIKDKGQKWQDTLLKMRSDLTAKIEQYQKQKSMMPQDKQQVEEESLQNQNMIMMQYQEEKFGQQGELNKFREELLEPIRNKIRKAIEKVAKEEKIMLVVDKMAAIYSDQSIDITFRVIDSIKRGGNN; via the coding sequence ATGAATAAGTTGAAATTTTATCTTCCGATTATATTTATGTCAGCAATTTTGATGCTGACAGTATCGGAAAATTCTTACAGCCAGGCAGGGAATAAACTTGGTGTGGTTGATGTTGAATCAGTTTTGAAGGAACTTCCTGATGCTATTGATGCAGACAGGCTTATCAAAGACAAAGGACAAAAGTGGCAGGATACACTTTTGAAAATGCGTTCAGATTTGACTGCAAAAATCGAGCAGTATCAGAAGCAAAAATCTATGATGCCCCAAGATAAACAGCAAGTGGAAGAAGAATCATTACAAAATCAGAACATGATTATGATGCAATATCAGGAAGAAAAGTTCGGACAGCAGGGTGAACTTAATAAATTCCGCGAAGAATTGCTTGAGCCAATCAGAAACAAGATTCGTAAAGCTATTGAGAAAGTAGCCAAGGAAGAAAAAATTATGCTTGTTGTTGATAAAATGGCTGCAATTTATTCTGACCAGTCGATTGATATTACTTTCAGAGTAATTGACAGTATCAAACGCGGTGGCAATAACTAA
- a CDS encoding OmpA family protein encodes MYKIEISGISTKAKLAIMIALSALLLQSCPQQMVKMLEKQEKQMEEYKNRKPVYLTQSRTLASGEELESTYFNDSNANYDSLIKAESFPIRFEITKIESENFPNQISLRTVVFDTNGRYISGLAPPYYTGDDSYLKYWKLLTDSCLINQNMINNFEVKEIRDNQKKPYSIAFILDHSGSMGSKRIEKLREAVKHVLFATKENDMIGIIRFASKIVFELPYNSDREYYRNYFQINEHKGGNHGEGTAMYDAIEFAISNFDTIPDNFKKVIILFSDGGDNQSKIKIDSIMRLTRQKKIEVHSIAYGYAGKNIEDLARYSGGRYYQIISTREFPFVFRDIYTILNNYYEITYKPDECYDKHFVCAELTFPFLKNVTIQAKGVYDKSAFSELDPVGTIYFVNIEFDLGKSDIKPESKKSIALIAESMRNNPKLKIKINGHTDDIGNDDFNQKLSIDRAVSVMNELIETGIDKNRLSYAGYGKSRPLVPNDGDENRRRNRRTEFEIIEK; translated from the coding sequence ATGTATAAAATTGAAATATCAGGAATTAGCACAAAAGCAAAATTAGCAATAATGATTGCTTTATCTGCTTTACTTCTTCAATCCTGCCCCCAACAAATGGTTAAAATGCTTGAAAAGCAAGAAAAACAGATGGAGGAATATAAAAACAGGAAACCGGTATATCTAACTCAAAGTAGAACTTTAGCAAGCGGTGAAGAGCTTGAATCAACATATTTTAATGACAGTAATGCAAACTATGATTCATTAATTAAAGCCGAAAGCTTTCCGATAAGATTTGAAATTACAAAAATCGAATCCGAAAATTTTCCAAATCAGATTTCTCTACGGACTGTAGTTTTCGATACAAACGGCAGGTATATCTCTGGACTTGCACCACCCTATTATACAGGAGATGACAGTTATCTTAAATATTGGAAATTACTAACTGATTCATGCCTTATTAATCAGAATATGATCAATAATTTTGAAGTTAAAGAAATTCGCGATAACCAAAAGAAACCTTATTCCATTGCATTTATTCTCGACCATTCGGGTTCTATGGGAAGTAAAAGAATAGAAAAGCTTCGTGAAGCTGTAAAACATGTGCTTTTCGCAACAAAAGAAAATGATATGATAGGCATTATAAGGTTTGCAAGCAAAATTGTTTTTGAATTACCATATAATTCAGACCGTGAATATTATCGGAATTATTTTCAGATTAACGAACATAAAGGCGGTAACCATGGCGAGGGAACTGCAATGTATGATGCCATTGAATTTGCGATTTCAAATTTTGATACAATACCAGATAATTTTAAAAAAGTAATAATTCTATTTTCTGATGGCGGAGATAATCAATCCAAAATTAAAATTGATTCAATCATGAGATTGACACGACAAAAAAAAATAGAGGTTCACTCTATCGCTTATGGCTATGCGGGGAAAAATATTGAAGATTTAGCTCGCTATTCAGGAGGAAGATATTACCAAATTATTTCAACACGGGAATTTCCTTTTGTTTTCAGAGATATTTACACCATTCTCAATAATTATTATGAAATCACTTACAAACCTGATGAATGTTACGATAAACACTTTGTTTGTGCAGAACTAACATTTCCTTTTCTTAAAAATGTTACCATTCAAGCAAAAGGAGTTTATGACAAGTCAGCATTCTCAGAATTAGACCCGGTAGGTACGATTTACTTTGTGAATATTGAATTTGACTTGGGAAAATCAGATATAAAACCTGAGTCGAAAAAAAGTATTGCTCTCATAGCTGAGTCTATGAGAAATAATCCAAAATTGAAAATTAAAATTAATGGCCATACAGATGATATCGGGAATGATGATTTCAACCAAAAACTATCAATTGACAGAGCTGTTTCAGTGATGAATGAACTAATCGAGACAGGAATTGATAAAAACCGATTAAGCTATGCCGGATATGGAAAATCAAGACCTTTGGTTCCGAATGACGGCGATGAAAATCGTCGCAGAAACCGCCGAACTGAATTTGAGATAATTGAAAAATGA
- a CDS encoding threonylcarbamoyl-AMP synthase — MITEILNISTDFDSSIEKALSWLRAGMPVVFPTETVYGIGGGLFDLNAVEMVYKIKGRDFKNPLSAHISNINDAKMLCRDIPDEFYILADKFLPGPLSIVMSKRSEVPDLVTGGGDTLSIRFPANDIFLELSQKFGQPIAATSANKSGKPSPVIAMHAYDDLQGLVPVILDAGKCRYQIESTVISLVDEPKLIRPGAISQKVISEALGREIKSLNTQIAVFDNKKSSLENSSFRIICFDNFDSIIDFCKDKSKNDILIFSRENIHDIFSVQKTEESSFFSDLRDAEINGVQYLLVEKDQYVMNSEVLRHRLKIK, encoded by the coding sequence ATGATAACAGAAATACTAAATATATCAACCGACTTTGATTCATCAATTGAGAAGGCTTTGAGCTGGCTCAGAGCCGGTATGCCTGTTGTTTTTCCAACTGAAACTGTTTATGGAATTGGCGGAGGATTATTTGATTTAAATGCAGTAGAAATGGTTTATAAAATAAAAGGTCGTGATTTTAAAAATCCACTTTCTGCTCATATTTCCAATATCAATGATGCTAAAATGCTTTGCCGCGATATACCGGATGAATTTTATATACTAGCTGACAAGTTCCTTCCCGGACCACTTTCAATTGTGATGAGCAAAAGGAGTGAAGTACCTGATTTGGTAACAGGTGGTGGCGATACATTATCAATCAGGTTTCCGGCAAATGACATTTTTTTAGAACTTTCACAAAAATTTGGTCAGCCAATTGCAGCCACTTCAGCCAATAAATCCGGCAAACCGTCTCCCGTGATTGCAATGCACGCTTATGATGATTTGCAGGGTCTTGTCCCTGTAATACTCGATGCCGGTAAATGTCGCTATCAGATTGAATCAACAGTAATTAGCCTTGTTGATGAGCCAAAACTTATCAGACCGGGTGCAATTTCGCAAAAAGTTATTTCTGAAGCTCTTGGTAGAGAAATTAAGTCATTAAATACACAGATTGCAGTATTTGATAACAAAAAAAGTTCACTTGAAAACAGCTCATTCAGGATAATTTGTTTTGATAATTTTGATTCCATAATTGACTTTTGCAAAGATAAATCCAAAAATGATATTTTGATTTTTTCCCGTGAAAATATCCATGATATTTTTAGTGTCCAAAAAACTGAAGAGTCATCATTCTTTTCAGATTTGAGGGATGCAGAAATAAATGGAGTACAATATTTACTCGTTGAAAAAGACCAATATGTTATGAATAGCGAAGTACTTCGTCATAGACTAAAAATAAAATGA
- the glgP gene encoding alpha-glucan family phosphorylase has translation MLNDDSNYKILQDIAEKNLIALDSSFEELFLEIDCDLWYESNFNPKTFLKKLQSKHKNHEIEIKIYDKYWQRYEKLIENYDKNPTYKVAYFSPEFGFHETFPNYAGGLGILAGDIIKSSIANNLGLIGVSLFYTNGYFKQYISNNRQKQTYPNVNKYETGIEKFKDNNGKDIFVDINIAGFDLKITAYKYNIAGGFVVLLSTDSLENGDYRKITKQLYTGDRTLRLLQEIVLGFGGVKILNKLGLTVEKYHINEGHASFAMLERAIVYSKNNRIDLFEAIDNLLNENIFTTHTPVIHGNEEFKISELEKYLENIVPDFESNFPKLIKLGKTSSIDEDMFSMTSFGINLAKKSNGVSKLHGQTATVMWDEIYKVNNKIDSMDYVTNGIHLNSWMSGIFRNYVDDFSGDEDKIREAIQRLKPEILLNDKLEVKNRSLELIFRHKSINQNEIFFKNNDLASLKSSLVIGFARRFASYKRADLIFSDIDRLKIILDSSPVNIIIIFSGKAHPKDKEGKKTLQKVLDSINNNKLNKNIIFIPNYDIRLGRLLVSSTDVWLNTPERPLEACGTSGMKAAANFGINLSINDGWWHEAFNKKNGYSIDGNQSENEIVSNIYNILEFDIIPKYSNAIYGKSYEWTEIMKESFLTSIINFSSERMMQDYFRTLYNA, from the coding sequence ATGCTTAATGACGATAGTAATTACAAAATTCTTCAAGATATAGCGGAAAAAAACCTAATTGCTTTGGACTCTTCATTCGAAGAATTGTTTTTGGAAATTGATTGTGATTTATGGTATGAGTCAAATTTTAATCCGAAAACTTTTTTAAAGAAACTTCAATCAAAACATAAGAATCATGAAATTGAAATCAAAATCTATGACAAGTATTGGCAAAGATATGAGAAATTGATTGAAAATTATGATAAAAATCCGACTTATAAAGTAGCATATTTCAGCCCGGAATTTGGATTTCATGAGACTTTCCCGAATTATGCAGGCGGACTTGGAATTCTTGCAGGTGATATCATTAAATCCTCAATAGCTAATAATCTTGGATTAATCGGAGTCAGTTTATTTTATACAAATGGTTATTTCAAGCAATACATCAGCAATAACCGTCAAAAACAAACTTATCCAAATGTAAACAAATATGAAACAGGTATAGAAAAATTTAAGGATAATAATGGTAAGGATATTTTTGTTGACATCAATATTGCCGGATTTGATTTAAAAATTACTGCTTATAAGTACAATATAGCCGGCGGCTTTGTTGTACTCCTGAGTACTGATTCACTAGAAAATGGTGATTACAGAAAAATAACTAAGCAGCTCTATACAGGCGACCGCACTCTAAGATTATTACAGGAGATCGTACTTGGTTTTGGAGGAGTAAAAATCTTAAATAAATTAGGTTTAACTGTTGAAAAATATCATATTAACGAAGGCCATGCTTCTTTTGCAATGCTTGAAAGAGCTATCGTCTATTCAAAAAATAATAGAATTGATTTATTTGAAGCGATTGATAATTTATTAAATGAAAATATTTTTACTACACATACTCCTGTGATTCACGGAAATGAGGAGTTCAAAATCTCGGAACTTGAAAAATATTTAGAAAATATAGTACCTGATTTCGAGTCGAATTTTCCAAAATTAATTAAGTTGGGAAAGACTTCTTCAATTGATGAAGATATGTTCTCAATGACTTCATTTGGAATTAATCTTGCAAAGAAATCCAATGGAGTTAGCAAACTTCACGGGCAGACAGCAACAGTAATGTGGGATGAAATCTATAAAGTTAATAATAAGATTGATTCTATGGATTATGTTACTAATGGAATTCATCTTAATTCATGGATGTCGGGTATTTTTAGAAATTATGTTGATGATTTCTCAGGAGATGAAGATAAAATTAGAGAAGCAATTCAGAGATTAAAGCCTGAAATACTTCTAAATGATAAATTAGAAGTAAAGAATCGCAGCTTGGAATTGATATTTCGCCACAAATCAATAAATCAAAATGAAATATTTTTTAAAAACAATGACTTAGCAAGTCTGAAATCATCTTTAGTAATTGGGTTTGCAAGAAGATTCGCAAGTTACAAGAGAGCAGACCTGATTTTCAGCGATATAGATCGTTTGAAGATAATTTTGGACTCAAGCCCGGTAAATATAATCATAATATTCAGCGGGAAAGCTCATCCTAAAGATAAAGAAGGTAAGAAAACCCTCCAGAAAGTTCTTGATTCAATAAATAATAACAAACTTAATAAAAATATTATTTTTATTCCGAATTATGATATTAGATTGGGCAGATTATTAGTAAGCAGTACTGATGTCTGGTTAAACACACCAGAAAGACCATTAGAAGCATGCGGTACTTCAGGTATGAAAGCGGCTGCAAATTTTGGTATAAATCTTAGTATTAATGACGGTTGGTGGCATGAAGCTTTTAATAAAAAGAATGGATACTCAATTGACGGTAATCAATCGGAAAATGAAATTGTTAGTAATATTTATAATATACTTGAATTCGATATTATTCCTAAATATTCAAATGCAATATATGGCAAATCTTATGAATGGACTGAAATTATGAAAGAGTCTTTTCTTACGTCCATTATTAACTTCAGTTCTGAAAGAATGATGCAGGATTATTTTCGAACGTTATACAATGCATGA
- a CDS encoding 6-carboxytetrahydropterin synthase yields MLTKIGKEYKWEMSHRLPFHDGPCKNIHGHSYKMFVILEGEQDNNSMVLDYYDIDRFVKPLLDKLDHSFICDDKDDLMINFLRDNGFKYHVISYLTTSENLVTYMLDIAKPHFSQFDNLVSLTIRLYETEDAYAERTIQLKNR; encoded by the coding sequence ATGCTGACCAAAATTGGTAAAGAATATAAATGGGAAATGAGCCATAGACTGCCATTTCATGATGGACCATGTAAGAATATCCACGGTCACTCTTACAAAATGTTTGTGATTTTAGAAGGTGAGCAAGACAATAATTCAATGGTTTTGGATTATTATGACATTGACCGTTTTGTCAAACCACTGCTTGACAAGTTAGATCACTCATTTATTTGTGATGATAAAGATGATTTAATGATTAACTTTCTGCGGGATAACGGATTTAAGTATCATGTAATATCATATTTAACAACATCAGAAAATCTGGTAACATATATGCTCGATATTGCAAAGCCGCATTTTAGTCAATTTGATAATCTTGTCAGTCTTACAATTCGATTATATGAGACAGAAGATGCTTACGCAGAACGCACAATTCAACTTAAAAACAGATAA